TTGCCCTTGGACTCCAGATGGCGGCGATAACCTTCGGAAATGTACATGCCGTCCGCACCCTGCCATTGGTAGCTTTCGATATGATGCTCGGCGAAATACGCCATCGCCGCATCAATTGCCTCGGGCGATATGAGGTGCTGGAACAGCAGCTTATCGCCAATATTCGCCTGCGCGCCGGCTACGGAAACTACACCGTCGAATCCAAGATCCAGAATGCTGCGTTCGATTTTTGGCATGGAGCGACCGGTACAGATGAAGAGCTTGTGGCCGTTGGCCTGGGCTTGTTTGCAAGCGATTTTGGCAGATTCGGGTACGACGTGGTTTTCGTCGGCTAGGGTGCCGTCGATATCGATGAATACGAGTTTGCTATTGGTTGTCATGGTTGCCTTCGTAACTGGTTGGACCTCCCCCAGTCAGCTTACGCTGACAGCTCCTCCAGAGGGGGGCGAAGAAAATCCCGCCTAAAAACCTACAAGCATCACACGGCGTAGGCGGCCCAGCGGCCGTGGGTGTGCTGGACTTCGATGGGCATACCGAACAATTCCGACAAGCGTTCGTCGGTCAGGCCATTCTCCAACGAACCGGTGTAGACGATGGTGCCAGCACCGGGATTACCCATTGAATCCACGCCCGCTTCGGTGGCGTCCTCAGCAGGAATCGGCTTTCGTCCCATGATAGCGATGTGGTCGAAACCAGCCGGAATCTCCTCCAGTCGATGGGTGACCAGCACCACGGCACGCTCGGAGCTTTCCTCGCCGATTCGGCTCAGCGTGCGCATCACCTGCTCACGACCACCCAAGTCGAGGCCGGTGGTCGGCTCATCCATGATGAGCAGCTCGGGATCTCCCATCAGCGCACGGGCGATCAATACGCGGGTGCGTTCGCCTTCGGACAGTCGCCACATCTCCTTGCCTTCCAGATAGGAGACGCGAAAATCGCGCAGCAGCTGGCGGGCGCGGGCGTATTCCTCTTGCGTGTAGGTGTCGCGCCAGCGCCCGGTCACGGCGGACAGGCCGGTGACCACGGCGTCCAGCGGGTCCTCGAACTCGGGGAACTGCCGGCCCAGGTCGGCCGAGGCGAGACCGATGCGGGTGCGCAGTTTGAATACGTCGTATTTGCCGAGTTGATGGCCGAGGATGAATACGCGGCCTTCCGAGGGGAACGTGCGGGTGGCCAGCATGTCGACCGCGGTGGATTTGCCGATGCCGTTCGGACCGAACAGCACCCAACGCTCCCCCGCGTTGATGGTGAGGTTCACGTCGGTGATGATGACGCGACGGTTGCGCCGGAATTCGACGTTGTCGAGTTGGAGGACGGTGTTTGTCATGAGTGAAATACTACCTATGATTCGCGGTCTGACGACTCCCCTCAGTACGCTTCGCGGACGACTCCCCTTAAAGAGGGGAGCCAAGAAACCGGTACCTG
The window above is part of the Bifidobacterium longum subsp. infantis ATCC 15697 = JCM 1222 = DSM 20088 genome. Proteins encoded here:
- a CDS encoding ABC transporter ATP-binding protein, whose product is MTNTVLQLDNVEFRRNRRVIITDVNLTINAGERWVLFGPNGIGKSTAVDMLATRTFPSEGRVFILGHQLGKYDVFKLRTRIGLASADLGRQFPEFEDPLDAVVTGLSAVTGRWRDTYTQEEYARARQLLRDFRVSYLEGKEMWRLSEGERTRVLIARALMGDPELLIMDEPTTGLDLGGREQVMRTLSRIGEESSERAVVLVTHRLEEIPAGFDHIAIMGRKPIPAEDATEAGVDSMGNPGAGTIVYTGSLENGLTDERLSELFGMPIEVQHTHGRWAAYAV